Sequence from the Saccharopolyspora pogona genome:
CTCGATCCCGCGCTTGATTAGGGCGAGTCAGCAGTGAGGGGAGATCGATCGGGATGAATGAGACCAGTCGCAAGGCTGTGGTGGTGGGGTTCGATCTGACGGAGTCTTCCCGACGTGCTGTGTGGTGGGCAGCGCGCGAGGCATCCAGTCGGCGTCATCCGTTGATGCTCGTGCACGTGCTCACGTGGCCGTTCGAAGAGCTCGCCCCGATCAAGGTGCCAGGCGAAGGTGACGTCCTGGAGCCGCTGCAGAAGATCCTGCGACAGGAACTCGCGGAATTGGTCGCCGGCTGCTGGGAAATCGACGCGGAGCTGGAAGTGCACAGCAGCATGCCGTTCGGGGATCCGGCGGAGATGTTGGCGGACTTGGCCGGGGAGGCCGAGGTGCTGGTGCTCGGCGGGCCGCGCATCGGGATGGAGTTCGGGGTGCTGGGCTCGACGTCGGCGGAACTGCTGACGCGACGTACCGGGGCTCCCATCGTCGTGGTGCGCGGTGGCCGCGAGCAGCTCGGTTCGGCGCCGGTCGTCGTCGGCGTCGACGGATCATCGGCCAGCCGACTCGCCATGGGTTTCGGCTACGACTTCGCTTCCCGTCACGGCAGCGAACTGGTCGCGGTGCACGCTTGGAGCGACCTTCCGCTGGATCCCTTCGCCCGGGTGCAGCAGTGGGAGCTGCCTTGGGGCGAGGTGCGCGAAGAAGCCGAGGAAGTTCTCGCCTCATCCCTGTCGGGCTGGGGTGAACGGTTTCCCGATGTCAGCGTTCGGCGGGTGGTTACGCCGGAAAAGCCCGCCGAGGCGCTGTTCAGAGAAGCCGAGGGCGCGAGCCTGCTGGTCGTGGGCAGCCATGGGAGGGGACGCATCCGTCGCAGCCTGCTCGGCTCGGTGAGCCATGCGGTCGTCAACCGCGCCTCTTGCCCGGTCGCAGTCCTGCGCGCTGGGTGACGCGCCGGCGCTACTGCGCTTGATGTCCTCCTGCGGTACGGACGACAGCTACCGGGCACTGGGCGTGGTGCAAGACTCCTGCAGCCACCGAACCCAGGAAAAGCCCGTCGAACCCGCCGCCGCCCCGGTGCCCGACGACGAGCAGACATGCGTCGCGGGCCGCATCGGTCAAAACAGCTACGGGGTGTCCCCGCTGGGCCACCTCGCGCACCGTGACCTTCGGGTATTCCTCGCGCAGGGCAGCGGTTTGCTTGCCCAGCGACTGTTTGATCCCCCGCTCCACCTGTTCGCGGTCGGCGGGTGTCAACGGCACGGCGAGCAGGCCTTCTTCGTGCCACACCTCCATCACGACCAGGTCGGTGCCCAGCCGCTCTGCGGCGGCGAACGCGAACCGCAGCGCTTCCTGGCTGCACGTTGAATCATCCACACCGGCGACCACTGGGCCCACGGTGGTGGGGACGCCCTTGCGCACGATGACGACCGGGCAGGACGCGTGGGTGGCCACGCCGACGCTCACCCCGCCCAGCAGGGCGTCGGTGAAACCGCAATGCCCACGCGCACCGAGGACCACCAACTGTGCTTTCGCGCTCTGGCGCAACAGCACCTCGACCGGATGACCGGTCGCGACTTCGGCGTTCACCGCAAGATTCGGCCGGTTGGCACTGCACTCCGCCGCGGCCTTCTGCACCGCCTTCTCGGCGTAATCGGCGCGGGCCGGATCGTCGTTGGTGATCACGACGTGCAGCGGCGCGCGGCGGCGATCCGCTTCCGCGGCGGCCCAGACGGCAGCCGTGATCGAGCTGTCCGATCCGTCAACGCCCACCACAACGGGCTGGTCCGGTGTTGACATGGCACTTCCTCAACCTTTCGTGTCACGGACGACAGCGACCGGGCACGGGGCGTGGTGCAGCACACCGGCGGCCACCGATCCCAGCAGCAGTCCGGTGAACCCGCCGCGTCCGCGGTGCCCGACAACCAGCAGCCGTGCATCTTCGGCTGCGGCGGCGAGCTCGGCGACCGGGTGTCCCCGCTGGGCGACCTTGCGGACAGGCACATTCGGGTAGGACTCGGCCCAGCCAGCGAGTTGCTCTGCCACCCCGCGCAATGCTTCGTCGCGCAGATCGGCCAGCTCGTATTCCAGGCGGGGCACGACCGGCGCGTACTCGATGTCCTGCCATACCTGCATGGCCACGAGCTCGGACTCATACCGGGACGCGGCGTCGAACGCGTACTGCAGGGCGGCGCCGCTGTGCGGGGAGTTGTCCAGCCCGACGACGACCGGGCCGCCCTCGCGGCGCTCTCGGACCACGACGACCGGGCGCCGCGCGTGGGTAGCCACCTTGGCGCTGACCGAGCCCAGCAAGGTCGCGGCCAGCGTGCTTCGTCCGCGTGAACCGACCGCTACCAGCACGGCACCTTCGGAGAGCTGTAGCAGGACGTCCGCGGGGTCGCCGGGCACGACGTCCGAGGAGACTTCAAGGCTTGGGTGGTCGCCTGCGATCTGGTCCGTCACTGGTCCGAGGATTTCCCAGGCCTCGTCGTCCCACATCGGGTCACCGGACGCCATCACGACGTACAGCTGCTTGGCGGGCCGCAGATCGGCTTCTCCAGCAGCCCACCGAACGGCCGTCAGCGACGATTCGGAGCCATCCACTCCGACGACAACCCGCCCAGTCGACTCCATGCCAAACCTCCCACTGCCTGCCTCCTGGGTACCCCGGGCCAGCTTCGGCACATAAGGCCACTCGGCCCTAGCTAGTGGGGCCGCGGTTCTCGGTGATGGCGACAGCGATCACGGTCGGCACGAAGTAGGCGGCGGTGGCTCCGACCAGGCGTTGGCACCGATTCGCCGCGAACAGCGCATGGTGTGGGGTCGTTGGACCCTGCTGCGGCGCTGGCTCCGCCCTTCATCGTGGGACGTCGACTCGAGCAGTGGGACGGTCGCCGTCGCCGGCTGGGCGCCCGCTGCTCCGCCGGAGGAGCACGGGGAACGAGGATGCGACAGCGGGTCCGCACGATCGCGCAGTGGGCAGTGGTGCTGGGTGGCAACCCATGCCGACGGCAGCGGTGCCCGCACCACGCTGACCAGCTCGCCGTGAATGGCTGTGTTCACGCATCTGGCCGGAATCCGGGGAAGCGGCTCGCGGCACTGTGGATTTGACAGGGGAAACCGAGATGCTTGAGAAGCTGACGGACGCACCGGACGGGATCGACGCTGTCAAAGCCATTGGCACGGTGTCGAAAGAGGACTACGAAGAGGTCTTCGAGCCGCTCGTCGAGTCGGCGCGGAGGGAGAACCGGCGCATTCGACTCCTCTACCAGTTCGGGGCGGAATTCCGGGGTTTCACGCCGGGGGCGGCTTGGGAGGACACCAAGCTCGGGTTCGGGGCGATTCAGCTGTTCGACGGCTGTGCGGTCGTCAGCGACACGTGGTGGATCCGGGAGTCGAGCCGGCTCGTGGGCTTCCTGCTGCCCTGCCCGGTGCGGGTCTTCGGCAATGACGAACGGGATGCGGCGATCGATTGGCTGAGCTCGTTGCCCGAAGGTCCCGGCGTGTCGCACCGGCTCGTTCCTGAGTCGGGAGTCCTCGTGGTCGAGGTCGAAGAACCCCTGCGGGTGCAGGACTTCGACGCCTTGGCGCGGACAGCGGATACGTGGCTGAACGAGCACGGTGATCTGCCAGGCCTGGTCGTCCATGCTCGCGAGTTTCCCGGCTGGGAGAACGTCTCGAGCATGCTCCGGCACGTGCGATTCGTGCGCGACCACCACCGCAAGGTCAAGCGCGTGGCGCTGTCGGCAGACAGCAAACTGGCGAGTCTGGTACCGCATCTCGCCAAGCACTTCGTCCAGGCCGAGGTGAACAGTTTCGGGTACGACGAGATTGACGATGCCATCACGTGGGCGGCAGGCCCTACTGGGCGAGGTACCTGAGACGTTTTTCGGGGGAGGGGGACGATGGGCTCTACTTGTGCCCTCCTCGGCTCGCGATCATCTTCCTCGTAGGTTCGGTTCGCTCGGTGCACCTCGGGAGGTTCCGATGCTGAGACGCTACGAACGGCGCCTTCTCGAGGAGATCGAGCGGCAGCTGTGTTCCGAAGACCCGGAGTTCGCGCAAAGGATGACCCATGTGCGCCCATTCATGAAGGTCTTGGGGTGGCTCACGGTTCGCAGGGCTCTCGGAATTGTGGCGGCGTTCCTCGCCCTGCTGTGCGTGGTGTTCAACGAAGGTACCGGATTCGTCGTTGCCGGGGCACTCGCCGCAGCGCTGTTCATGTCCGAGAGTTGGCAGATCCAGACCGAATGACGAGGAGTTTCGCGATGCCCACGACAGAGCACTGGTCGGTCGACATCTACCTCACCGAGGAAGAAGACCGCACTCACGCCCAAGCGCAGTTGCACACTCGGGACGCGACCGATCTGCGGGGCAACGGGTTGGCCAAGCGGAGCCCCGAGGACGTCAACGTTCCGGAGGTCGGTGCCGAACTCGCCGCGGCCCGGGCGTTGTTCGAACTCGCGCATTGCCTGCTCCGCGCGGCGACTGTCGACGTCGAACAGCTGACCGGCAAGCCCGCACACCTGCACAGCTAGTGTCCTGCACCGGAAATTCATGGTCGAAATGGCTATACTGCGGGAATGGCGAGGACTGGGCGGCCGAAGGCTGAGTTGGTGCTGACCGACGATGAGCGTTCGACGTTGCAGCGTTGGGCTCGGCGGGCGAAGAGTTCGCAGGCTTTGGCGTTGCGGTGTCGGATTGTGCTGGCATGCGCCGATGGTTTGTCCAATGTGGATGTCGCCGAGAAGTTGCGGGTGTCGCGGCCGACGGTGGGCAAGTGGCGGTCGCGGTTTGTCCAGCGACGACTGAAGGGGTTGGTCGACGAGGATCGCCCAGGCGCGCCGCGGAAGATCACCGACGAACAGGTGGAGAAGGTGGTCGTCTCGACGTTGGAAGAGAAACCGAACAACGCGACGCATTGGTCGCGTACATCGATGGCGAAGCGTTCCGGGCTGAGTAAATCGACCGTGGGACGGATCTGGAAAGCGTTCAACCTTAAACCCCACTTGGCCGACACATTCAAGCTCTCTACCGATCCGCAGTTCATCGAGAAGGTCCGTAACGTCGTCGGCCTGTATATGAACCCGCCCGAGAACGCAGTGGTTCTGTGCACCGATGAGAAATCCCAGGTGCAAGCGCTGGAGAGGTCCCAGCCGGTGTTGCCGATGATGCCCGGCATGCCCGAGCGGCGCACCCACGACTACGTCCGTCACGGCGTCACCAGCCTGTTCGCCGCCTTCGACATCGCCACCGGCAAGGTCATCTCCTCGCTGCACCGCCGGCACCGCTCGGTCGAGTTCCGCAAATTTCTCACCAAGATCGACAAAACCGTACCGGCGGAGTTAGGCGTCCATGTCATTTGTGACAACTACGCCACCCACAAAACCGAGATCATCCAGAAATGGCTAGCGAAGCATCCCCGATTCCAAATCCACTTCATCCCGACCGGATCGTCCTGGATCAACCAGGTCGAACGCTGGTTCGGCGAATTGACCACCAAACTCCTGCAACGCGGCGTGCACACCAGCGTCCAGGCACTCGAGGCCGATATCCGCAACTGGATCGACGAGTGGAACAACGATCCCCGGCCGTTCATCTGGACGAAGAGCGCTGACGAGATCTTGGAGTCACTCCGATCATATTGTCAACGAATCTCCGGCGCAGGACACTAGTGCTGTAGCTGCTGGGACGCAAGCAGCCAGCCCAGCGGTACGTGATCAGTGAACGACGGCGACGGGACATGGGGCGTAGTGCAGTACTGCGTGGCTGACCGAGCCGAACAGCGCCGTCCGGACGACGCCGCGTCCGTGGGTTCCGACGACGAGCAGATCGGCGTCGACGGCGGCCGTGAGCAACGCTTCTGCGGCGTGTTCGGAGCCGTCCACACCGAGCTCACTCGCGCGGGAAGCGGCGTCGGTCAGCACAGTGGCGGGATGGCCTAGGCGCACCTCGGTCCACACGTCCAGTCCGGGCAGCTTCTGGCGGCACTCTGCGGCCATGTCCTCTACTGTCCGCTGCGCGGCACCGCGCATCGGTTCGAGCGCGACCGCCTCGCTGGACAGGTGGATCCGGGTCAGTTCCTCCAGCGGAACGGCGAATGCGTGTACCAGGAGCAAGGGCTGGTTGCGTGTCGTGGCCTCAAGAGCGGCCCACCACACCGCCCGCTGCGACTCGGTGGACCCGTCGAATCCCGCGACCACCGCTTCCGCCTGCAACGCATGCATATCCGCCACCCCGCCTTGCCGCCAGGATGCGCGTGCTGCGCCGGGGATGCAGGCCAGCGCTCAGGTCGATGGACGTGACCAGAGCAGGGCTGCCGTCCACCACCCGGGCGGGTCAGAAGTCGTGGTCGGTGTCGGCGAGTGCGAAGTAGTTCTCTTCCTCCTGGGTGAAGTGCAGGCAGAGCACGGCGTGCAGGCCGTACAGGGTGGCGAGGAGGTCCTCGATCTGGTCGTCTCCGATGCGCCCTTGAGACTCGGCCAATGCCAGGTGAGTCCCGATCCGCCTGCTGAGCCTGTCGATCTCGGCGTGCATGCGGCTCATCGTGGCGGTGGCTTCGGAACTGCCCAGGGGAGCGGCGAGGGCCGGGTAGAGCTGGGTCTCCTCGGCCTGCTCGTGCGGGATCAAGCGCCGGTCCAGGAAATCCCGAGTCCGGCGCAGCGCGGCGAGCGCCTTCGTCGAGCCGGGGGCTTCGGAGAGGAGGTCTGCGGTGTCGCGGATCAAGGGCAGGGTTTCGCGGAGCTTTTCCTGTTCGGCGTCGAATTGGTGCAGCAGGTCCTCCGTGGAGTGCGGCACGGTGAGCTCACCTCGGTGACTGCCGCCCAGAGCACGCAGCGCGTTGGCGATAACCGCGAGGTCGATGCCTTCCTGAAGCAGCGCGCCTGCCGCCGGCGGTAGCCAGCCGACGGCGGCGACGCCCATGGCGATGATGGACAGACCCATGCCGACGGCGGCGCTTTGCACCGCGATGCCACGTGCTCGGCGGGCGATGTTCACGGCGTCGGCGAGGCGATCGAGTCGGTCGGTGGTGAGCACGATGTCGGCGGCCTCCGACGAGGCGGTCGAACCCCGGGCGCCCATGGCGATTCCCACCGTCGCGGCCGCCAACGCGGGGGCGTCGTTGACCCCGTCGCCGACCATGACGGTGGTCGCCGTTGCGCTTTCGGCGCGGACGCGGGCCACCTTCTCCGTGGGGGTTTGCTCCGCGTGCACCCAGTCCAGCCCCAGCACACTGGCGACGTCTCGGGCGGGTTCGGAGCGGTCGCCGGTGAGCATGACCAGGCGCTGCAATCCCGCGTTCCGCAGCCGTCTGAGGGTCCTGGGGGCGTCCCTGCGAAGGGGATCGCGAAGCAGTAAGGCGCCCTGCAGTTCGCCTTCGCAGCTGACCCAGGCGATGGCGGTGGCGTCGAGCATGGCTCGGTTGAGCACGGCGTCGGCCCAACGGGGTCTGTTCTCCGGTAGTGCGAGTCTGCCGACTTCGACGCGCATGCCGTCGACGATGCCACTCATTCCTCGCCCGGGTTGTTCCGACGCGTCGCGCGGTCGGAGCAGAGCGAGGTGCTGCTTTCGGGCGTGCGCGACGATGGCGTCGGCGAGGACGTGCGGGGATGCCTGGTCGAGCGAGGCGGCCATCCGGAGCACCTCCGACGCGTCGGAGGTCGGTGCGGCGATGACGTCGACGACGGTCGGACGCCCTGCGGTCAGGGTGCCGGTCTTGTCCACGATCACGGTGGTGGCGTGGCCGAGGTTCTCCAGAGCTGAGCCGTCACGGATGATCACGCCGATCCGGGAGGCTCGGGACATGCCCGACACGATGGCCACTGGCACTGCCAGCAGCAGCGGGCACGGAGTCGCGACCACCAGCACGGCAACAGCGCCAACAGGGGAGCCGGTGATCAGCCAAGCGCCACCGGCCAGGAGCAGGGCCAGGGGTAGGAACCACGTCGCATACCGGTCGGCGAGGCGGACAACGGGTGCCCGCTCAGCACCGGCCTCTTGCGCCAACCGCACGATTCCGGTGTAAGTGCTTTCCTCGGCTGTCGCGCCGGCCCGCAGGTCGAAGGCGGAGCCAGCGTTGACAACCCCGCTGCGAACGGGCTCTCCGGCAGTGCGTTCGACGTGGGCGGACTCGCCGGTCAGCACCGATTCGTCGAGGACTGCGGCACTACTTCCGACCTGGCCGTCCACCGGCACCACCTCGCCGGGGTTCACCAGCAGCAGGTCGCCGACGCTCACTTGGTCCACGACAACGGTTTCGAGCGCGCCATCCGCGTATCGATGAGCGAACCGCGGCGCGTGTTCCAGCAAGGCGCGCAGGTCGTGGGAGGCCCGGCGCTGCGCCGCGGCGTCCAGGGCCTGCCCGGACGCCAACATGACCGCGATCAGCGATCCGGCGAGGTACTCGTGCACCACGAGGGTCCCACCGAGCGAGAGCACGGCGATGAGATCTACCCCGGTACGTCCGCGCCACAGCGCGTGCGCCATCCACGTCAGCGCGGGCGCGATCGCTACCGCGGTTCCGGCCACCCACGCCGCGTCGGCCGTGCTGGCGGCGCCAACCGCCCAGGCGATGACGCCGAGCAGCAACGCGCCCGCAGTGACAGCGAGTAGGGTTGGCTCGAACCACGGCCGAACGCGGCGAGCAGCGTTCTGCGACCTGGGTACTGAGCGTGGTCCGGACATCAGCGGCACATCCCCAATAGTCGGAGCTGGCTCCGGCGTCATGACCAAGCGGTGAGGAAGTCGACTGCCGAGTCCACTGCGGTTAGTTTGTCGTTGTCGTTGTCGTTGTCGTTGTCGTTGTCGTCTTCGTCGATGCGGGTTCCGCTGGCATTGCCGAGGGTTTCGACGAAGACGAGGAAGTCCAGGGAGTCCAGTTCGAGCGCCTCGCGGAAGTCTTCGTGGCCGTCCAGCTCGTCGAGGTCGGCTCCGGGCATGGCCTTCAGCAGCGCATCACGCACGAGGCCGCGGGCGTGCTGTGGTGTGGTCGGCTGGGTCATCACAGTTCCTCCGGATCCTGCAGGAACGTGTCGATGTTGGTGAGGAAACGGCCGCCGGTGGCGCCGTCGGTTGCGCGGTGGTCGCCGGAGAGCGCTGCGGTGACTTACCGGGCGGATCCCGATCAGGTCGTCGATGGCCCATGCTCGGTGCATGACCGCGCCGAATCCGATGAGTGCCACCTGTGGGGGTAGATCACGCCTTGTAGGGTTTCGACGCCGAGATCGCCGAGGTTGGTCACGGTGATCGTGGCTGGAGTGGTGTCTGAGGAGCGTAGGCGGGCGGTGCGGGCGCGGGAGACCAGCTCGCGCAGGCGGCGCATGATCTCTGTGAGTGGAAGCTGCTCGGCGTCGACGATGCTGGGGGTGAGCAGGCCTCCGGCTGATCGGCTCCCACCGCATCGGGTCCTCTCCCCGCTCCACCTGACCAGGCAAGCCCGGCGGACATCGCAGTCGCTAGAGGCCAACGGCTCTCACGGGCAGCAGTCGTTTCCAAGGCGTTCCTGGTGTACTTCCTCAACCCGTGGAGCGCCATCAACCTGGTCGACTTCTACTTCCTGCGCAAGGAGAACTACGACCTGGACGCATCGAGCAGCAGCTCTCACCGGAGGACGACCCGGCAGCGACTGCTGTGCCCGTGCACGATGCGCTCTGCATCGCGTCCGTGGTGCGGCCGGACGTCGTTACGTCCTCGGGTTTCTACCACGTGACGGTGGAGACGGGCGGCGACCAGACGCTCGGCGAGATGATCGTCGACACCCGTCCTTGGTCGACCGCGCATGTCACCGCCACGGCCGCCATTGCAGCAGCGGCGGGATGTCGGGCGAGTTCGAGCTGCCCTGACGCGCCGCCGGGTGCGCAATTTCGCGAGAAATTGACGTTCACCCGGGTGAACGTCAATTTCTCGCGAAATTGTGCCCCACCCAGTGGCGAGTGCACCCGGCGTCATTGGCTGTCAGGTGCCGACCTGCGGTCAGGAAACGGGGGAGCTATGACCGAGTACAAGCCGCGGATCGTGGTGGGCGTGGACGGTTCGCCCGGCTCCCGAGCTGCACTGCGCTGGGCGCTGCGGTACGCCGAGCAGAGCGACGGACGCGTCAAAGCGCTGATCGCGTGTGGCTATCCGGCCCTCGTCGACGTGGTGCTGCCGATGTCGGAGGGCGACGTAGCCGCCGAGGCCAGGCGGGAGTTGCGGAAAGCGGTCGAGGAAACCGCCGCCTCACTGGGGGCGCGGGTTCCCGTGGAGCAGACGGTGGTGCGAGATCACGCGGCGCGTGCACTGCTGGACGAGGCCCAGGAGGCAGACCTGCTCGTGGTGGGCAGCCGTGGGCGTGGCGGATTCGCCGGGACTCTCCTCGGATCGGTCGGCCAACACTGCGTGCTCCACGCGCCGTGTCCGGTCGTCATCGTCCGCCACGTCGACGGCTGACCGCCCCTTGATGAGATCTCTGGCAGGGATTTATTCATTGTCGACGTGCGATCTCGTGTCGTTGCGAGTACACCGGCTTCGACTGTCGAGTCGGGACGGTAGGGAATCATGAATGAGAAAGCGCCGCGGATCGTTGTCGGCGTGGACGGCTCGCCGGGATCGAGGGCCGCGCTGTGCTGGACGCTGCGCTACGCCGAACAGTGCGGCGGCGTGGTCAATGCGGTGATGGCGTGGGTTCCGTCGACCTTCACCGAGATCACGCCAATGCCCCCGGCGCTCTCGGACGAGGATGCGGTTGCTCGTGCGGAGTGGGAGTTGCGGAAGGCGGTCGACGAAACCTCGGCTTTGCTGGCGACGTCGGTGCCCATTCATCGAGAGGTGGTTCGCGGGCATGCCGCGCGAGCGCTGCTGGACGAAGCTCAGGACGAGGATCTGCTGGTGGTTGGAAACCGTGGACACGGCGGATTCGTCGGTGCGCTGCTCGGATCGGTGAGTCAGCATTGCGTGAGCCACGCGCACTGCCCAGTGGTTGTTGTCCGTCCTACCGCGAGATGACGTGGCGTGCAGGGGAAGGGGAAGGCGCGGCCGCTGTCCGCCACGCCTTCCAGTTGTTCACTTGCCCTTGCGCATCACCGGGATTTCCTTGCGGGTCTCGGCTTCTCGACGTGGCATGTGGATGGTGAGGATGCCCGCTTCGTACTCGGCCTTGATGTCTTCGGTGTTGCAGCTGGTCGGCAGCAGCAGGGTGCGGCTGAACGAGCCGTAGTAGAACTCGCTGTGCCGGTCGGTGCGTTCTTCGTGCTTGCGCTCCGCGGTGATCTTGAGCTGGTTGCCCTCGACGTTGATGTGGATGTCCTTTTCGGGGTCCACGCCGGGGAGTTCGCAGCGGACCACGAACTCGTCCTTCTCGGTGTAGGTCTCCACGCGCATCGCATGCCGTTCACCGAAGGGCCACTCGGTTTCGAACATCTGGAAGATGTCAGGCAGGCCCAGGCTCGGCCGAGGCAGCAAGCTGGTCATGGTGTCCTCCGTTCGCGAAAGATGGACAACGTCCACAGTCCGTCTTGCCATCCCTGTGGAATAGGGCCGACCGGCCCGTTCCGGCCGGACGCATCGCGGGTACCCGGGCGGCGTTGAACGTGAACCCGTGGTGCGGGGGAGTGTTGCGATGACAAGCAGAACGGTCCCGTCGCAGGAGACGATGCGCTCGGCGCTGGCCCTGGCGTGCCGGGCGCCGTCGGTGCACAACAGCCAACCATGGCGGTGGAAGCTGGCCGAGCATTCGGTGCACCTCTACCTCGATCGTTCCCGGCTGTTGGGAGTCATCGACCCGACCGGGCGGGAGATGGCGGCGCGGTCCTCAGCCACGCCCGCATTGCCTTCGCAGCTGAAGGGTGGCGAGCCCGGGTGCACCGCCTGCCGAACCCGGCACAACCGGACCACCTGGCGTCGATCGAGTTCACCGAGCTGACCGAGATCGACCCGCACGTCGAGACGCTGGCGGCAGCGGCGGCGAACCGGCGTACCGACCGTCGGCCATTCCTGACCGACCCGGTGCCGCAGGAGGTCCTCGCGCCGTTGCGCGAGGTCGCGCGGCTGGCGGACTGCATGCTCAGCTTCGCCCTGGAGGACCGGGAGCGCCGCGACTGGCGATCCAGCACGCCGGCGCGGAGCAGCGGGACCAACCCGAGTACCGGCAGGAGCTCGCCGCCTGGGCGGGGCGGCACGCGTCCGCTGAGGGGGTGCCGGTGCGCAGCCTTCCAGCGGAGCACGTGCGCGGCATGCCTGAACGGGACTTCGCGTTGGTCGCCGAGGGGGAGCTAGCTACGAGAGCTGGCTGCGGGGGAGACGCTGAGCGCGGTCCTGCTCAGCGCGACGAAGC
This genomic interval carries:
- a CDS encoding DUF3040 domain-containing protein; translated protein: MLRRYERRLLEEIERQLCSEDPEFAQRMTHVRPFMKVLGWLTVRRALGIVAAFLALLCVVFNEGTGFVVAGALAAALFMSESWQIQTE
- a CDS encoding SpoIIAA family protein; protein product: MLEKLTDAPDGIDAVKAIGTVSKEDYEEVFEPLVESARRENRRIRLLYQFGAEFRGFTPGAAWEDTKLGFGAIQLFDGCAVVSDTWWIRESSRLVGFLLPCPVRVFGNDERDAAIDWLSSLPEGPGVSHRLVPESGVLVVEVEEPLRVQDFDALARTADTWLNEHGDLPGLVVHAREFPGWENVSSMLRHVRFVRDHHRKVKRVALSADSKLASLVPHLAKHFVQAEVNSFGYDEIDDAITWAAGPTGRGT
- a CDS encoding universal stress protein — protein: MESTGRVVVGVDGSESSLTAVRWAAGEADLRPAKQLYVVMASGDPMWDDEAWEILGPVTDQIAGDHPSLEVSSDVVPGDPADVLLQLSEGAVLVAVGSRGRSTLAATLLGSVSAKVATHARRPVVVVRERREGGPVVVGLDNSPHSGAALQYAFDAASRYESELVAMQVWQDIEYAPVVPRLEYELADLRDEALRGVAEQLAGWAESYPNVPVRKVAQRGHPVAELAAAAEDARLLVVGHRGRGGFTGLLLGSVAAGVLHHAPCPVAVVRDTKG
- a CDS encoding heavy metal translocating P-type ATPase, with protein sequence MSGPRSVPRSQNAARRVRPWFEPTLLAVTAGALLLGVIAWAVGAASTADAAWVAGTAVAIAPALTWMAHALWRGRTGVDLIAVLSLGGTLVVHEYLAGSLIAVMLASGQALDAAAQRRASHDLRALLEHAPRFAHRYADGALETVVVDQVSVGDLLLVNPGEVVPVDGQVGSSAAVLDESVLTGESAHVERTAGEPVRSGVVNAGSAFDLRAGATAEESTYTGIVRLAQEAGAERAPVVRLADRYATWFLPLALLLAGGAWLITGSPVGAVAVLVVATPCPLLLAVPVAIVSGMSRASRIGVIIRDGSALENLGHATTVIVDKTGTLTAGRPTVVDVIAAPTSDASEVLRMAASLDQASPHVLADAIVAHARKQHLALLRPRDASEQPGRGMSGIVDGMRVEVGRLALPENRPRWADAVLNRAMLDATAIAWVSCEGELQGALLLRDPLRRDAPRTLRRLRNAGLQRLVMLTGDRSEPARDVASVLGLDWVHAEQTPTEKVARVRAESATATTVMVGDGVNDAPALAAATVGIAMGARGSTASSEAADIVLTTDRLDRLADAVNIARRARGIAVQSAAVGMGLSIIAMGVAAVGWLPPAAGALLQEGIDLAVIANALRALGGSHRGELTVPHSTEDLLHQFDAEQEKLRETLPLIRDTADLLSEAPGSTKALAALRRTRDFLDRRLIPHEQAEETQLYPALAAPLGSSEATATMSRMHAEIDRLSRRIGTHLALAESQGRIGDDQIEDLLATLYGLHAVLCLHFTQEEENYFALADTDHDF
- a CDS encoding DUF1876 domain-containing protein, with the translated sequence MPTTEHWSVDIYLTEEEDRTHAQAQLHTRDATDLRGNGLAKRSPEDVNVPEVGAELAAARALFELAHCLLRAATVDVEQLTGKPAHLHS
- a CDS encoding universal stress protein; the encoded protein is MNETSRKAVVVGFDLTESSRRAVWWAAREASSRRHPLMLVHVLTWPFEELAPIKVPGEGDVLEPLQKILRQELAELVAGCWEIDAELEVHSSMPFGDPAEMLADLAGEAEVLVLGGPRIGMEFGVLGSTSAELLTRRTGAPIVVVRGGREQLGSAPVVVGVDGSSASRLAMGFGYDFASRHGSELVAVHAWSDLPLDPFARVQQWELPWGEVREEAEEVLASSLSGWGERFPDVSVRRVVTPEKPAEALFREAEGASLLVVGSHGRGRIRRSLLGSVSHAVVNRASCPVAVLRAG
- a CDS encoding universal stress protein, producing the protein MHALQAEAVVAGFDGSTESQRAVWWAALEATTRNQPLLLVHAFAVPLEELTRIHLSSEAVALEPMRGAAQRTVEDMAAECRQKLPGLDVWTEVRLGHPATVLTDAASRASELGVDGSEHAAEALLTAAVDADLLVVGTHGRGVVRTALFGSVSHAVLHYAPCPVAVVH
- a CDS encoding universal stress protein encodes the protein MSTPDQPVVVGVDGSDSSITAAVWAAAEADRRRAPLHVVITNDDPARADYAEKAVQKAAAECSANRPNLAVNAEVATGHPVEVLLRQSAKAQLVVLGARGHCGFTDALLGGVSVGVATHASCPVVIVRKGVPTTVGPVVAGVDDSTCSQEALRFAFAAAERLGTDLVVMEVWHEEGLLAVPLTPADREQVERGIKQSLGKQTAALREEYPKVTVREVAQRGHPVAVLTDAARDACLLVVGHRGGGGFDGLFLGSVAAGVLHHAQCPVAVVRTAGGHQAQ
- a CDS encoding universal stress protein yields the protein MTEYKPRIVVGVDGSPGSRAALRWALRYAEQSDGRVKALIACGYPALVDVVLPMSEGDVAAEARRELRKAVEETAASLGARVPVEQTVVRDHAARALLDEAQEADLLVVGSRGRGGFAGTLLGSVGQHCVLHAPCPVVIVRHVDG
- a CDS encoding phosphopantetheine-binding protein, producing the protein MTQPTTPQHARGLVRDALLKAMPGADLDELDGHEDFREALELDSLDFLVFVETLGNASGTRIDEDDNDNDNDNDNDKLTAVDSAVDFLTAWS
- a CDS encoding IS630 family transposase, with product MARTGRPKAELVLTDDERSTLQRWARRAKSSQALALRCRIVLACADGLSNVDVAEKLRVSRPTVGKWRSRFVQRRLKGLVDEDRPGAPRKITDEQVEKVVVSTLEEKPNNATHWSRTSMAKRSGLSKSTVGRIWKAFNLKPHLADTFKLSTDPQFIEKVRNVVGLYMNPPENAVVLCTDEKSQVQALERSQPVLPMMPGMPERRTHDYVRHGVTSLFAAFDIATGKVISSLHRRHRSVEFRKFLTKIDKTVPAELGVHVICDNYATHKTEIIQKWLAKHPRFQIHFIPTGSSWINQVERWFGELTTKLLQRGVHTSVQALEADIRNWIDEWNNDPRPFIWTKSADEILESLRSYCQRISGAGH
- a CDS encoding universal stress protein — its product is MNEKAPRIVVGVDGSPGSRAALCWTLRYAEQCGGVVNAVMAWVPSTFTEITPMPPALSDEDAVARAEWELRKAVDETSALLATSVPIHREVVRGHAARALLDEAQDEDLLVVGNRGHGGFVGALLGSVSQHCVSHAHCPVVVVRPTAR